The following proteins are co-located in the Rhea pennata isolate bPtePen1 chromosome 2, bPtePen1.pri, whole genome shotgun sequence genome:
- the ZNF438 gene encoding zinc finger protein 438 isoform X2, with amino-acid sequence MESSGVFLHANPAEKHCVQQRMLGQQKQETCAGKTVSTDEHKSPSDIIQTFQKKSQFRTIAPKMVPKILTSGVVSCLQSALPEQNTPISAAVSKPLVVPTQSYAVMQVAGHEGTFSVLALPYVTPALTQQIQQSNRTPSENLKLPIPRYQSVRNKLLGERKTTQISVLPANNKIPTKSQILSQTPAMTALTEDYPETCSNSDTSEQVISIDHGSPEIKVAALLNENKCMELGSLLNKTDIDEGNVSGLSEVKDSLTKPASTSNPMKLSLHSVKTAFETTKSSLTMSEKLKEKPTNSVAVLSPAVFGSAIQLTPSAPKGKLPILPYSRVKNTMFSKSKQNSNVMDVSGASLRSECEKIPPLVKTFHVPTKASDKRLSVSFTQVQRQTIRENTFCPSNKVDVDSLKKLNGLSSKRRSRKRRTPDDLLAFQSKRRKCIVNKFREGRERAKVDLQQPQDKKTEAVKKYRSIRPKPVVVVQAFAPLTPAAIVETKSPGRLEQGIFLNSSLPNKYLSYKHNDTTSAKSGDLSRNVYSAVPKPWHKCHVCNHNFQFKHHLQDHMNTHTNKRPYSCRICRKAYIHSGSLSTHMKLHHNEGRPKKLVCCEFCAKVFGHAKVYFGHLKEVHRVVISTEPSTSEQQLQDALKNRGTNLKETEEATERGNKCNFEDLFHNPGEVKLQIKCGRCQFIAQSFAEMKFHLLCSHGEEIQGRVKEGILQGTRGSKGELVKHTTHFWKQRSERRCLAKSSAYEEEFYTFPKLKRQIYFHHQNNVDVLSKSEMTQSGNSEDAKEMQSVGCGAQSKKPEIWSKAGYNCILCKQLFGRKEDLCNHWQSHHNCEDPSILWTIFNLFSKQGIIDLSNNGGY; translated from the exons ATGGAATCTA GTGGTGTTTTTTTGCATGCTAATCCTGCAGAGAAACATTGTGTCCAACAAAGAATGCTGGGTCAGCAAAAACAAGAAACTTGTGCTGGAAAGACAGTATCCACAG aTGAACACAAATCCCCTTCTGATATCATACaaacttttcagaagaaaagtcagTTTAGGACCATCGCTCCAAAAATGGTACCGAAAATTTTAACATCTGGAGTGGTTTCTTGTCTTCAGTCAGCTTTACCTGAACAAAATACACCTATTTCGGCTGCAGTTTCTAAACCGTTGGTAGTACCAACACAAAGCTATGCTGTGATGCAGGTTGCTGGTCATGAAGggactttttctgttttggccTTGCCATATGTTACCCCTGCACTAACGCAGCAAATCCAGCAATCAAACAGGACCCCTTCTGAAAATCTCAAGCTGCCTATTCCTAGGTACCAGTCTGTAAGAAATAAATTGCTGGGTGAGAGAAAAACAACTCAAATCTCTGTTCTGCCTGCAAATAACAAGATTCCTACCAAATCCCAGATCTTGTCACAGACTCCCGCTATGACTGCATTAACTGAAGACTATCCTGAAACTTGTAGTAATTCAGATACATCTGAGCAAGTGATATCAATAGACCATGGATCACCTGAAATTAAAGTTGCCGCATtactaaatgaaaacaaatgtatggAATTGGGATCTTTACTAAACAAAACAGACATTGATGAAGGTAATGTTTCTGGACTGTCTGAAGTTAAAGATTCTTTAACCAAGCCAGCAAGTACAAGTAATCCCATGAAACTAAGTCTACACTCTGTGAAGACAGCCTTTGAAACCACAAAAAGTTCGCTCACAATGTCCgagaaactaaaagaaaaacccacaaattCTGTCGCTGTACTGTCACCAGCAGTTTTTGGCAGTGCAATACAACTGACTCCATCTGCACCAAAAGGAAAACTTCCTATTCTGCCTTACTCAAGAGtgaaaaatacaatgttttctAAATCTAAGCAAAATTCTAATGTTATGGATGTATCTGGTGCTTCACTAAGATCTGAATGTGAAAAGATACCACCTTTGGTGAAAACCTTCCATGTTCCTACCAAAGCATCTGATAAACGATTATCTGTGTCATTTACACAAGTTCAAAGACAAACCATTCGAGAAAATACCTTTTGTCCATCCAATAAAGTGGATGTTGATAGTCTTAAAAAATTGAATGGTCTGTCCTCtaaaagaagaagcagaaaaagaagaactCCAGATGATTTGTTGGCTTTTCAGTCCAAGCGAAGGAAATGCATTGTTAATAAGtttagagaaggaagagagagggcGAAAGTTGATCTTCAGCAACctcaagacaaaaaaacagaggCAGTAAAAAAATACCGTAGTATTAGACCAAAGCCTGTGGTAGTTGTACAGGCTTTTGCACCACTGACTCCTGCAGCAATAGTGGAGACAAAATCTCCTGGTCGTTTAGAgcaaggcatttttttaaatagctcaCTTcccaataaatatttaagttacaAGCATAATGATACCACCTCTGCTAAATCAGGTGATTTAAGTAGAAATGTATATTCAGCTGTACCTAAGCCATGGCATAAGTGTCATGTCTGTAACCACAACTTCCAGTTTAAACACCATCTTCAGGACCATATGAATACACATACCAACAAAAGGCCTTACAGTTGTCGGATTTGCCGGAAAGCATATATTCATTCTGGAAGCCTGAGTACGCATATGAAACTTCATCACAACGAAGGCAGACCCAAAAAGCTTGTGTGTTGTGAGTTCTGTGCGAAAGTTTTTGGCCATGCAAAAGTATACTTTGGCCATCTAAAGGAAGTTCACAGGGTTGTTATCAGCACAGAACCCTCTACAAGTGAGCAACAGCTGCAAGATGCTTTAAAGAACAGAGGTACAAATttgaaagagacagaagaagcaACAGAGAG aggaaataaatgcaattttgaaGATCTTTTCCATAATCCAGGAGAAGTAAAACTACAGATCAAATGTGGTCGATGCCAGTTTATTGCGCAGTCTTTTGCTGAAATGAAGTTTCATTTATTGTGCTCTCATGGAGAAGAGATCCAGGGAAGAGTAAAGGAAGGTATTTTGCAAGGAACTAGAGGATCTAAGGGGGAATTGGTCAAACACACAACTCACTTCTGGAAACAGCGCAGTGAGAGAAGATGTTTAGCAAAGTCCAGTGCTTATGAGGAGGAGTTTTATACTTTTCCAAAATTGAAAAGGCAGATATACTTTCACCATCAAAATAATGTTGATGTGTTATCTAAAAGCGAAATGACTCAGTCAGGAAACAGTGAAGACGCCAAGGAGATGCAGAGTGTAGGTTGTGGGGCACAGAGCAAAAAACCTGAAATTTGGTCTAAGGCTGGGTATAACTGCATTTTGTGCAAACAgctctttggaagaaaagaagatctTTGTAATCATTGGCAGAGTCATCATAACTGTGAAGACCCTTCCATTTTATGgacaatttttaatttgttctcaAAACAAGGAATTATTGACCTTTCTAATAATGGTGGATATTAA
- the ZNF438 gene encoding zinc finger protein 438 isoform X4 — protein MQNPLTLPADEHKSPSDIIQTFQKKSQFRTIAPKMVPKILTSGVVSCLQSALPEQNTPISAAVSKPLVVPTQSYAVMQVAGHEGTFSVLALPYVTPALTQQIQQSNRTPSENLKLPIPRYQSVRNKLLGERKTTQISVLPANNKIPTKSQILSQTPAMTALTEDYPETCSNSDTSEQVISIDHGSPEIKVAALLNENKCMELGSLLNKTDIDEGNVSGLSEVKDSLTKPASTSNPMKLSLHSVKTAFETTKSSLTMSEKLKEKPTNSVAVLSPAVFGSAIQLTPSAPKGKLPILPYSRVKNTMFSKSKQNSNVMDVSGASLRSECEKIPPLVKTFHVPTKASDKRLSVSFTQVQRQTIRENTFCPSNKVDVDSLKKLNGLSSKRRSRKRRTPDDLLAFQSKRRKCIVNKFREGRERAKVDLQQPQDKKTEAVKKYRSIRPKPVVVVQAFAPLTPAAIVETKSPGRLEQGIFLNSSLPNKYLSYKHNDTTSAKSGDLSRNVYSAVPKPWHKCHVCNHNFQFKHHLQDHMNTHTNKRPYSCRICRKAYIHSGSLSTHMKLHHNEGRPKKLVCCEFCAKVFGHAKVYFGHLKEVHRVVISTEPSTSEQQLQDALKNRGTNLKETEEATERGNKCNFEDLFHNPGEVKLQIKCGRCQFIAQSFAEMKFHLLCSHGEEIQGRVKEGILQGTRGSKGELVKHTTHFWKQRSERRCLAKSSAYEEEFYTFPKLKRQIYFHHQNNVDVLSKSEMTQSGNSEDAKEMQSVGCGAQSKKPEIWSKAGYNCILCKQLFGRKEDLCNHWQSHHNCEDPSILWTIFNLFSKQGIIDLSNNGGY, from the exons ATGCAGAATCCTTTAACTTTACCTGCAG aTGAACACAAATCCCCTTCTGATATCATACaaacttttcagaagaaaagtcagTTTAGGACCATCGCTCCAAAAATGGTACCGAAAATTTTAACATCTGGAGTGGTTTCTTGTCTTCAGTCAGCTTTACCTGAACAAAATACACCTATTTCGGCTGCAGTTTCTAAACCGTTGGTAGTACCAACACAAAGCTATGCTGTGATGCAGGTTGCTGGTCATGAAGggactttttctgttttggccTTGCCATATGTTACCCCTGCACTAACGCAGCAAATCCAGCAATCAAACAGGACCCCTTCTGAAAATCTCAAGCTGCCTATTCCTAGGTACCAGTCTGTAAGAAATAAATTGCTGGGTGAGAGAAAAACAACTCAAATCTCTGTTCTGCCTGCAAATAACAAGATTCCTACCAAATCCCAGATCTTGTCACAGACTCCCGCTATGACTGCATTAACTGAAGACTATCCTGAAACTTGTAGTAATTCAGATACATCTGAGCAAGTGATATCAATAGACCATGGATCACCTGAAATTAAAGTTGCCGCATtactaaatgaaaacaaatgtatggAATTGGGATCTTTACTAAACAAAACAGACATTGATGAAGGTAATGTTTCTGGACTGTCTGAAGTTAAAGATTCTTTAACCAAGCCAGCAAGTACAAGTAATCCCATGAAACTAAGTCTACACTCTGTGAAGACAGCCTTTGAAACCACAAAAAGTTCGCTCACAATGTCCgagaaactaaaagaaaaacccacaaattCTGTCGCTGTACTGTCACCAGCAGTTTTTGGCAGTGCAATACAACTGACTCCATCTGCACCAAAAGGAAAACTTCCTATTCTGCCTTACTCAAGAGtgaaaaatacaatgttttctAAATCTAAGCAAAATTCTAATGTTATGGATGTATCTGGTGCTTCACTAAGATCTGAATGTGAAAAGATACCACCTTTGGTGAAAACCTTCCATGTTCCTACCAAAGCATCTGATAAACGATTATCTGTGTCATTTACACAAGTTCAAAGACAAACCATTCGAGAAAATACCTTTTGTCCATCCAATAAAGTGGATGTTGATAGTCTTAAAAAATTGAATGGTCTGTCCTCtaaaagaagaagcagaaaaagaagaactCCAGATGATTTGTTGGCTTTTCAGTCCAAGCGAAGGAAATGCATTGTTAATAAGtttagagaaggaagagagagggcGAAAGTTGATCTTCAGCAACctcaagacaaaaaaacagaggCAGTAAAAAAATACCGTAGTATTAGACCAAAGCCTGTGGTAGTTGTACAGGCTTTTGCACCACTGACTCCTGCAGCAATAGTGGAGACAAAATCTCCTGGTCGTTTAGAgcaaggcatttttttaaatagctcaCTTcccaataaatatttaagttacaAGCATAATGATACCACCTCTGCTAAATCAGGTGATTTAAGTAGAAATGTATATTCAGCTGTACCTAAGCCATGGCATAAGTGTCATGTCTGTAACCACAACTTCCAGTTTAAACACCATCTTCAGGACCATATGAATACACATACCAACAAAAGGCCTTACAGTTGTCGGATTTGCCGGAAAGCATATATTCATTCTGGAAGCCTGAGTACGCATATGAAACTTCATCACAACGAAGGCAGACCCAAAAAGCTTGTGTGTTGTGAGTTCTGTGCGAAAGTTTTTGGCCATGCAAAAGTATACTTTGGCCATCTAAAGGAAGTTCACAGGGTTGTTATCAGCACAGAACCCTCTACAAGTGAGCAACAGCTGCAAGATGCTTTAAAGAACAGAGGTACAAATttgaaagagacagaagaagcaACAGAGAG aggaaataaatgcaattttgaaGATCTTTTCCATAATCCAGGAGAAGTAAAACTACAGATCAAATGTGGTCGATGCCAGTTTATTGCGCAGTCTTTTGCTGAAATGAAGTTTCATTTATTGTGCTCTCATGGAGAAGAGATCCAGGGAAGAGTAAAGGAAGGTATTTTGCAAGGAACTAGAGGATCTAAGGGGGAATTGGTCAAACACACAACTCACTTCTGGAAACAGCGCAGTGAGAGAAGATGTTTAGCAAAGTCCAGTGCTTATGAGGAGGAGTTTTATACTTTTCCAAAATTGAAAAGGCAGATATACTTTCACCATCAAAATAATGTTGATGTGTTATCTAAAAGCGAAATGACTCAGTCAGGAAACAGTGAAGACGCCAAGGAGATGCAGAGTGTAGGTTGTGGGGCACAGAGCAAAAAACCTGAAATTTGGTCTAAGGCTGGGTATAACTGCATTTTGTGCAAACAgctctttggaagaaaagaagatctTTGTAATCATTGGCAGAGTCATCATAACTGTGAAGACCCTTCCATTTTATGgacaatttttaatttgttctcaAAACAAGGAATTATTGACCTTTCTAATAATGGTGGATATTAA
- the ZNF438 gene encoding zinc finger protein 438 isoform X3, translated as MLGQQKQETCAGKTVSTDEHKSPSDIIQTFQKKSQFRTIAPKMVPKILTSGVVSCLQSALPEQNTPISAAVSKPLVVPTQSYAVMQVAGHEGTFSVLALPYVTPALTQQIQQSNRTPSENLKLPIPRYQSVRNKLLGERKTTQISVLPANNKIPTKSQILSQTPAMTALTEDYPETCSNSDTSEQVISIDHGSPEIKVAALLNENKCMELGSLLNKTDIDEGNVSGLSEVKDSLTKPASTSNPMKLSLHSVKTAFETTKSSLTMSEKLKEKPTNSVAVLSPAVFGSAIQLTPSAPKGKLPILPYSRVKNTMFSKSKQNSNVMDVSGASLRSECEKIPPLVKTFHVPTKASDKRLSVSFTQVQRQTIRENTFCPSNKVDVDSLKKLNGLSSKRRSRKRRTPDDLLAFQSKRRKCIVNKFREGRERAKVDLQQPQDKKTEAVKKYRSIRPKPVVVVQAFAPLTPAAIVETKSPGRLEQGIFLNSSLPNKYLSYKHNDTTSAKSGDLSRNVYSAVPKPWHKCHVCNHNFQFKHHLQDHMNTHTNKRPYSCRICRKAYIHSGSLSTHMKLHHNEGRPKKLVCCEFCAKVFGHAKVYFGHLKEVHRVVISTEPSTSEQQLQDALKNRGTNLKETEEATERGNKCNFEDLFHNPGEVKLQIKCGRCQFIAQSFAEMKFHLLCSHGEEIQGRVKEGILQGTRGSKGELVKHTTHFWKQRSERRCLAKSSAYEEEFYTFPKLKRQIYFHHQNNVDVLSKSEMTQSGNSEDAKEMQSVGCGAQSKKPEIWSKAGYNCILCKQLFGRKEDLCNHWQSHHNCEDPSILWTIFNLFSKQGIIDLSNNGGY; from the exons ATGCTGGGTCAGCAAAAACAAGAAACTTGTGCTGGAAAGACAGTATCCACAG aTGAACACAAATCCCCTTCTGATATCATACaaacttttcagaagaaaagtcagTTTAGGACCATCGCTCCAAAAATGGTACCGAAAATTTTAACATCTGGAGTGGTTTCTTGTCTTCAGTCAGCTTTACCTGAACAAAATACACCTATTTCGGCTGCAGTTTCTAAACCGTTGGTAGTACCAACACAAAGCTATGCTGTGATGCAGGTTGCTGGTCATGAAGggactttttctgttttggccTTGCCATATGTTACCCCTGCACTAACGCAGCAAATCCAGCAATCAAACAGGACCCCTTCTGAAAATCTCAAGCTGCCTATTCCTAGGTACCAGTCTGTAAGAAATAAATTGCTGGGTGAGAGAAAAACAACTCAAATCTCTGTTCTGCCTGCAAATAACAAGATTCCTACCAAATCCCAGATCTTGTCACAGACTCCCGCTATGACTGCATTAACTGAAGACTATCCTGAAACTTGTAGTAATTCAGATACATCTGAGCAAGTGATATCAATAGACCATGGATCACCTGAAATTAAAGTTGCCGCATtactaaatgaaaacaaatgtatggAATTGGGATCTTTACTAAACAAAACAGACATTGATGAAGGTAATGTTTCTGGACTGTCTGAAGTTAAAGATTCTTTAACCAAGCCAGCAAGTACAAGTAATCCCATGAAACTAAGTCTACACTCTGTGAAGACAGCCTTTGAAACCACAAAAAGTTCGCTCACAATGTCCgagaaactaaaagaaaaacccacaaattCTGTCGCTGTACTGTCACCAGCAGTTTTTGGCAGTGCAATACAACTGACTCCATCTGCACCAAAAGGAAAACTTCCTATTCTGCCTTACTCAAGAGtgaaaaatacaatgttttctAAATCTAAGCAAAATTCTAATGTTATGGATGTATCTGGTGCTTCACTAAGATCTGAATGTGAAAAGATACCACCTTTGGTGAAAACCTTCCATGTTCCTACCAAAGCATCTGATAAACGATTATCTGTGTCATTTACACAAGTTCAAAGACAAACCATTCGAGAAAATACCTTTTGTCCATCCAATAAAGTGGATGTTGATAGTCTTAAAAAATTGAATGGTCTGTCCTCtaaaagaagaagcagaaaaagaagaactCCAGATGATTTGTTGGCTTTTCAGTCCAAGCGAAGGAAATGCATTGTTAATAAGtttagagaaggaagagagagggcGAAAGTTGATCTTCAGCAACctcaagacaaaaaaacagaggCAGTAAAAAAATACCGTAGTATTAGACCAAAGCCTGTGGTAGTTGTACAGGCTTTTGCACCACTGACTCCTGCAGCAATAGTGGAGACAAAATCTCCTGGTCGTTTAGAgcaaggcatttttttaaatagctcaCTTcccaataaatatttaagttacaAGCATAATGATACCACCTCTGCTAAATCAGGTGATTTAAGTAGAAATGTATATTCAGCTGTACCTAAGCCATGGCATAAGTGTCATGTCTGTAACCACAACTTCCAGTTTAAACACCATCTTCAGGACCATATGAATACACATACCAACAAAAGGCCTTACAGTTGTCGGATTTGCCGGAAAGCATATATTCATTCTGGAAGCCTGAGTACGCATATGAAACTTCATCACAACGAAGGCAGACCCAAAAAGCTTGTGTGTTGTGAGTTCTGTGCGAAAGTTTTTGGCCATGCAAAAGTATACTTTGGCCATCTAAAGGAAGTTCACAGGGTTGTTATCAGCACAGAACCCTCTACAAGTGAGCAACAGCTGCAAGATGCTTTAAAGAACAGAGGTACAAATttgaaagagacagaagaagcaACAGAGAG aggaaataaatgcaattttgaaGATCTTTTCCATAATCCAGGAGAAGTAAAACTACAGATCAAATGTGGTCGATGCCAGTTTATTGCGCAGTCTTTTGCTGAAATGAAGTTTCATTTATTGTGCTCTCATGGAGAAGAGATCCAGGGAAGAGTAAAGGAAGGTATTTTGCAAGGAACTAGAGGATCTAAGGGGGAATTGGTCAAACACACAACTCACTTCTGGAAACAGCGCAGTGAGAGAAGATGTTTAGCAAAGTCCAGTGCTTATGAGGAGGAGTTTTATACTTTTCCAAAATTGAAAAGGCAGATATACTTTCACCATCAAAATAATGTTGATGTGTTATCTAAAAGCGAAATGACTCAGTCAGGAAACAGTGAAGACGCCAAGGAGATGCAGAGTGTAGGTTGTGGGGCACAGAGCAAAAAACCTGAAATTTGGTCTAAGGCTGGGTATAACTGCATTTTGTGCAAACAgctctttggaagaaaagaagatctTTGTAATCATTGGCAGAGTCATCATAACTGTGAAGACCCTTCCATTTTATGgacaatttttaatttgttctcaAAACAAGGAATTATTGACCTTTCTAATAATGGTGGATATTAA
- the ZNF438 gene encoding zinc finger protein 438 isoform X1 has protein sequence MQNPLTLPAGGVFLHANPAEKHCVQQRMLGQQKQETCAGKTVSTDEHKSPSDIIQTFQKKSQFRTIAPKMVPKILTSGVVSCLQSALPEQNTPISAAVSKPLVVPTQSYAVMQVAGHEGTFSVLALPYVTPALTQQIQQSNRTPSENLKLPIPRYQSVRNKLLGERKTTQISVLPANNKIPTKSQILSQTPAMTALTEDYPETCSNSDTSEQVISIDHGSPEIKVAALLNENKCMELGSLLNKTDIDEGNVSGLSEVKDSLTKPASTSNPMKLSLHSVKTAFETTKSSLTMSEKLKEKPTNSVAVLSPAVFGSAIQLTPSAPKGKLPILPYSRVKNTMFSKSKQNSNVMDVSGASLRSECEKIPPLVKTFHVPTKASDKRLSVSFTQVQRQTIRENTFCPSNKVDVDSLKKLNGLSSKRRSRKRRTPDDLLAFQSKRRKCIVNKFREGRERAKVDLQQPQDKKTEAVKKYRSIRPKPVVVVQAFAPLTPAAIVETKSPGRLEQGIFLNSSLPNKYLSYKHNDTTSAKSGDLSRNVYSAVPKPWHKCHVCNHNFQFKHHLQDHMNTHTNKRPYSCRICRKAYIHSGSLSTHMKLHHNEGRPKKLVCCEFCAKVFGHAKVYFGHLKEVHRVVISTEPSTSEQQLQDALKNRGTNLKETEEATERGNKCNFEDLFHNPGEVKLQIKCGRCQFIAQSFAEMKFHLLCSHGEEIQGRVKEGILQGTRGSKGELVKHTTHFWKQRSERRCLAKSSAYEEEFYTFPKLKRQIYFHHQNNVDVLSKSEMTQSGNSEDAKEMQSVGCGAQSKKPEIWSKAGYNCILCKQLFGRKEDLCNHWQSHHNCEDPSILWTIFNLFSKQGIIDLSNNGGY, from the exons ATGCAGAATCCTTTAACTTTACCTGCAG GTGGTGTTTTTTTGCATGCTAATCCTGCAGAGAAACATTGTGTCCAACAAAGAATGCTGGGTCAGCAAAAACAAGAAACTTGTGCTGGAAAGACAGTATCCACAG aTGAACACAAATCCCCTTCTGATATCATACaaacttttcagaagaaaagtcagTTTAGGACCATCGCTCCAAAAATGGTACCGAAAATTTTAACATCTGGAGTGGTTTCTTGTCTTCAGTCAGCTTTACCTGAACAAAATACACCTATTTCGGCTGCAGTTTCTAAACCGTTGGTAGTACCAACACAAAGCTATGCTGTGATGCAGGTTGCTGGTCATGAAGggactttttctgttttggccTTGCCATATGTTACCCCTGCACTAACGCAGCAAATCCAGCAATCAAACAGGACCCCTTCTGAAAATCTCAAGCTGCCTATTCCTAGGTACCAGTCTGTAAGAAATAAATTGCTGGGTGAGAGAAAAACAACTCAAATCTCTGTTCTGCCTGCAAATAACAAGATTCCTACCAAATCCCAGATCTTGTCACAGACTCCCGCTATGACTGCATTAACTGAAGACTATCCTGAAACTTGTAGTAATTCAGATACATCTGAGCAAGTGATATCAATAGACCATGGATCACCTGAAATTAAAGTTGCCGCATtactaaatgaaaacaaatgtatggAATTGGGATCTTTACTAAACAAAACAGACATTGATGAAGGTAATGTTTCTGGACTGTCTGAAGTTAAAGATTCTTTAACCAAGCCAGCAAGTACAAGTAATCCCATGAAACTAAGTCTACACTCTGTGAAGACAGCCTTTGAAACCACAAAAAGTTCGCTCACAATGTCCgagaaactaaaagaaaaacccacaaattCTGTCGCTGTACTGTCACCAGCAGTTTTTGGCAGTGCAATACAACTGACTCCATCTGCACCAAAAGGAAAACTTCCTATTCTGCCTTACTCAAGAGtgaaaaatacaatgttttctAAATCTAAGCAAAATTCTAATGTTATGGATGTATCTGGTGCTTCACTAAGATCTGAATGTGAAAAGATACCACCTTTGGTGAAAACCTTCCATGTTCCTACCAAAGCATCTGATAAACGATTATCTGTGTCATTTACACAAGTTCAAAGACAAACCATTCGAGAAAATACCTTTTGTCCATCCAATAAAGTGGATGTTGATAGTCTTAAAAAATTGAATGGTCTGTCCTCtaaaagaagaagcagaaaaagaagaactCCAGATGATTTGTTGGCTTTTCAGTCCAAGCGAAGGAAATGCATTGTTAATAAGtttagagaaggaagagagagggcGAAAGTTGATCTTCAGCAACctcaagacaaaaaaacagaggCAGTAAAAAAATACCGTAGTATTAGACCAAAGCCTGTGGTAGTTGTACAGGCTTTTGCACCACTGACTCCTGCAGCAATAGTGGAGACAAAATCTCCTGGTCGTTTAGAgcaaggcatttttttaaatagctcaCTTcccaataaatatttaagttacaAGCATAATGATACCACCTCTGCTAAATCAGGTGATTTAAGTAGAAATGTATATTCAGCTGTACCTAAGCCATGGCATAAGTGTCATGTCTGTAACCACAACTTCCAGTTTAAACACCATCTTCAGGACCATATGAATACACATACCAACAAAAGGCCTTACAGTTGTCGGATTTGCCGGAAAGCATATATTCATTCTGGAAGCCTGAGTACGCATATGAAACTTCATCACAACGAAGGCAGACCCAAAAAGCTTGTGTGTTGTGAGTTCTGTGCGAAAGTTTTTGGCCATGCAAAAGTATACTTTGGCCATCTAAAGGAAGTTCACAGGGTTGTTATCAGCACAGAACCCTCTACAAGTGAGCAACAGCTGCAAGATGCTTTAAAGAACAGAGGTACAAATttgaaagagacagaagaagcaACAGAGAG aggaaataaatgcaattttgaaGATCTTTTCCATAATCCAGGAGAAGTAAAACTACAGATCAAATGTGGTCGATGCCAGTTTATTGCGCAGTCTTTTGCTGAAATGAAGTTTCATTTATTGTGCTCTCATGGAGAAGAGATCCAGGGAAGAGTAAAGGAAGGTATTTTGCAAGGAACTAGAGGATCTAAGGGGGAATTGGTCAAACACACAACTCACTTCTGGAAACAGCGCAGTGAGAGAAGATGTTTAGCAAAGTCCAGTGCTTATGAGGAGGAGTTTTATACTTTTCCAAAATTGAAAAGGCAGATATACTTTCACCATCAAAATAATGTTGATGTGTTATCTAAAAGCGAAATGACTCAGTCAGGAAACAGTGAAGACGCCAAGGAGATGCAGAGTGTAGGTTGTGGGGCACAGAGCAAAAAACCTGAAATTTGGTCTAAGGCTGGGTATAACTGCATTTTGTGCAAACAgctctttggaagaaaagaagatctTTGTAATCATTGGCAGAGTCATCATAACTGTGAAGACCCTTCCATTTTATGgacaatttttaatttgttctcaAAACAAGGAATTATTGACCTTTCTAATAATGGTGGATATTAA